The Trichoderma atroviride chromosome 5, complete sequence genome contains a region encoding:
- a CDS encoding uncharacterized protein (EggNog:ENOG41): MPSVECYLLAPTNDVPNSRLPVILYRDVLPEPRNEETTTQFLTAYGWEKRVWAIYIIG; encoded by the coding sequence ATGCCCTCTGTTGAATGCTACCTCCTAGCCCCGACAAATGATGTTCCAAATAGTCGGCTGCCGGTGATTCTCTACCGAGACGTGTTGCCCGAGCCCCGAAATGAagagacgacgacgcagTTCTTGACAGCGTATGGCTGGGAAAAGAGAGTATGGGCCATATATATCATTGGGTAA
- a CDS encoding uncharacterized protein (EggNog:ENOG41) yields MGDPARDSETDRPSAGKAPATDSEPTEAKDPPLEATDSEDVYDDDDDMEDTDEYSAASVTVRSSIWEHEFEGGRRYHHYRHGRYPLPNDDEEQEREYMKHVLHLEQTAGKLFNAPIAPNPQKILDLCTGTGLWPVAIAKMFPSAEIVGLDLSPIQPFMVPPNVRFLVDDVEDEWMDRGGYDFINLRHSCMYLQDMDKLINNCYSHLKEGGWLEITDYCTFIRCDDGTMPPGHPVAQVARMMHQCLLNYGMNGYTINELEQKYKNAGFKNIQCRVIKTPIGPWPRDPKQREVGILFRDIIHELIRALAAKPLKTLDWSETEMEVFLAGARKALWDKKVHCYTNFISWWAQK; encoded by the exons ATGGGAGATCCCGCGAGGGACAGTGAGACAGATCGGCCGAGTGCTGGCAAGGCGCCAGCAACAGACTCTGAGCCCACAGAAGCAAAG GACCCTCCGCTCGAAGCCACCGACAGCGAAGACGtctacgacgacgacgacgacatggaaGACACGGACGAGTACTCTGCGGCGTCGGTGACCGTgaggagcagcatctggGAGCACGAGTTTGAGGGCGGGCGCAGG TATCACCACTACCGGCACGGCCGCTATCCGTTACcaaacgacgacgaagagcagGAACGAGAATATATGAAACACGTGCTGCACTTGGAGCAGACTGCCGGCAAGCTATTCAATGCGCCCATTGCGCCAAATCCGCAGAAAATACTGGACCTTTGCACAGGAACAGGGCTGTGGCCAGTGGCAA TCGCCAAAATGTTCCCCAGCGCAGAAATCGTCGGTCTCGATCTCAGCCCCATCCAGCCATTCATGGTCCCGCCCAACGTGCGCTTCCTAGTCGACGATGTCGAAGACGAGTGGATGGATCGCGGGGGCTACGACTTCATCAACCTGCGCCATTCCTGCATGTACCTGCAAGACATGGACAAGCTGATCAACAACTGCTATTCTCACCTAAAAGAAGGCGGCTGGCTTGAGATTACAGACTATTGCACCTTTATCCGATGCGACGACGGCACAATGCCTCCAGGCCATCCCGTGGCGCAGGTCGCCCGCATGATGCACCAGTGTCTGTTGAACTACGGCATGAACGGCTACACCATCAACGAGCTGGAGCAAAAGTACAAGAATGCCGGCTTCAAAAACATCCAGTGCCGCGTTATCAAAACGCCAATCGGCCCTTGGCCCAGG GATCCCAAGCAGCGAGAAGTGGGAATCCTCTTCCGCGACATCATCCACGAGCTCATCCGCGCTCTGGCCGCCAAACCCCTGAAAACTCTAGACTGGAGCGAAACCGAGATGGAAGTGTTTCTCGCCGGAGCACGAAAGGCTCTTTGGGATAAAAAGGTGCATTGCTATACCAACTTTATATCCTGGTGGGCTCAGAAGTGA